A single window of Channa argus isolate prfri chromosome 10, Channa argus male v1.0, whole genome shotgun sequence DNA harbors:
- the asb5a gene encoding ankyrin repeat and SOCS box protein 5 isoform X4 — protein sequence MKLIEIITLNIILLEMEKDNNDNVWNAAGVILDIDAGSWADRSPLHDAASQGRLLALKTLILQGHNVNVLTIDHVTPLHEACLGDHVACARALIDAGANVNASTVDGVTPLFNACTVGSVACTEILLENGAKPQSLVYRPSPIHEATSKGHYGCVEALVTWGADVDMDIPHLGTALYTACVCQELECARKLLREGANVQKGKSLDSPLHAAAEKDCTAVVKLLLDFGADINARNTEFQRPVDVAPASSLTEGFLLLYEATPRLLSQLCRQCIRSCVGRDRLHLLSHLPLPNRLRNYLQYQ from the exons ATGAAGTTAATAGAAATCATTACAttgaatattatattattagaaaTGGAGAAGGACAATAATGATAATGTGTGGAATGCAGCGGGTGTCATTCTGGACATTGACGCAG GGTCCTGGGCAGATCGCTCACCCCTTCATGATGCTGCCAGTCAGGGTCGTCTCCTGGCCCTGAAGACCCTTATTTTACAG GGTCACAATGTGAATGTTCTGACTATAGACCATGTGACACCCCTTCATGAGGCCTGTCTTGGAGATCATGTTGCTTGTGCCAGAGCTCTCATTGATGCAGGAGCAAAT GTCAATGCTTCTACAGTTGATGGAGTCACCCCTCTCTTCAACGCTTGTACAGTGGGCAGTGTGGCATGCACTGAAATTCTTTTGGAAAATGGAGCAAAACCCCAGAGCCTTGTATACCGTCCCTCACCAATCCATGAGGCTACCAGCAAAG GTCATTATGGTTGTGTTGAGGCTCTGGTGACTTGGGGGGCAGATGTGGACATGGACATTCCTCACCTGGGTACAGCGCTCTATACAGCCTGTGTCTGCCAAGAGCTGGAGTGCGCCAGGAAACTCCTGAGGGAAG GTGCAAATGTTCAGAAAGGCAAATCCCTGGATTCACCCCTCCATGCAGCTGCAGAGAAAGACTGCACAGCAGTAGTGAAACTGCTGCTGGACTTTGGGGCAGACATTAATGCCAGGAACACAGAGTTTCAGAGGCCAGTAGATGTGGCTCCAGCCAGCAGTTTAACAGAGGGCTTTCTACTGCTCTATGAAG CTACACCACGACTACTGAGCCAACTGTGTCGTCAGTGTATCAGAAGCTGCGTTGGCCGTGACAGACTCCATCTTCTTTCCCATCTCCCCCTTCCCAATAGGCTCAGGAACTATCTACAGTACCAATGA
- the spata4 gene encoding spermatogenesis-associated protein 4 produces MYYAQCPKTTGLPREVLKWLQSLDLSFYPMNVRRDFSNGFLVAEIFAHYYPHDFPMHLYDKGTSLTAKQKNWSRIERSLQKQNQRLMKEVIDGTIHCKPGAAELLVHDVYTILTKRRIRDVKGPTSDFTDQEYQRLLPSLARSTASKAIKNNLTRTEIVAEPDISTNQMKTEAILRRHLKHKAAEKTLHPGRFKVKHNLGQLAAKQLMPPSKDNVWFNSPSPGGTTSKLCSPPTWTEATVTFKEIKVRQPVKHSLVNY; encoded by the exons ATGTATTACGCACAGTGTCCCAAAACGACAGGATTACCAAGAGAAGTCCTTAAGTGGCTGCAGAGTCTGGACTTGTCCTTTTATCCGATGAATGTCCGCAG AGATTTTTCCAATGGTTTTCTAGTGGCggaaatatttgctcattattaCCCCCACGACTTTCCAATGCATTTATATGACAAAGGAACATCACTTACTGCCAAGCAGAAAAACTGGAGCCGGATAGAGCGG TCTTTACAGAAACAGAATCAGCGATTGATGAAGGAGGTCATTGATGGAACCATTCACTGCAAACCAGGAGCTGCTGAGCTGTTGGTCCATGATGTTTATACAATTTTAACTAAACGGCG CATCAGGGATGTTAAAGGCCCAACGTCAGACTTCACCGACCAGGAGTACCAGAGGCTTCTTCCGTCATTGGCCCGCTCCACAGCCTCCAAAGCCATCAAGAACAATCTAACAAGAACCGAGATCGTGGCTGAGCCCGACATCAGCACAAACCAGATGAAGACAGAAGCCATTCTCCGCAGGCACCTGAAgcacaaagcagcagagaagacCCTCCACCCTG GGCGTTTTAAAGTGAAGCATAACCTGGGTCAGCTAGCAGCAAAACAACTTATGCCACCCAGCAAGGATAATGTATGGTTTAACAGCCCTTCACCTGGAGGAACAACATCAA agttgtGCTCCCCACCGACATGGACAGAAGCTACTGTTACCTTTAAGGAGATTAAGGTGCGCCAGCCTGTGAAACACTCCCTGGTTAACTATTAA
- the asb5a gene encoding ankyrin repeat and SOCS box protein 5 isoform X1, which yields MRMISYFSFISSIATYKSSTVHSILKEDAVGWQLFFSHVLIEHSHDTPLPFPSLPQPPSCPSFHSQLCCAPFHSQTATKTTHSQGQAVRRQILGEERHDDNIIWSWADRSPLHDAASQGRLLALKTLILQGHNVNVLTIDHVTPLHEACLGDHVACARALIDAGANVNASTVDGVTPLFNACTVGSVACTEILLENGAKPQSLVYRPSPIHEATSKGHYGCVEALVTWGADVDMDIPHLGTALYTACVCQELECARKLLREGANVQKGKSLDSPLHAAAEKDCTAVVKLLLDFGADINARNTEFQRPVDVAPASSLTEGFLLLYEATPRLLSQLCRQCIRSCVGRDRLHLLSHLPLPNRLRNYLQYQ from the exons ATGAGAATGATATCCTACTTTTCTTTCATTAGCTCAATAGCAACTTATAAATCCTCAACTGTACATTCAATATTAAAAGAAGACGCTGTAGGCTGGcagctctttttctctcatGTATTAATAGAACATAGTCATGATACCCCCCTTCCCTTCCCTTCCCTTCCCCAACCCCCATCCTGCCCTAGTTTCCATTCCCAGCTATGCTGTGCACCCTTCCACAGTCAGACAGCAaccaaaacaacacattctcaAGGACAGGCGGTTCGAAGGCAAATTCTGGGGGAGGAGAGACACGACGACAACATAATCT GGTCCTGGGCAGATCGCTCACCCCTTCATGATGCTGCCAGTCAGGGTCGTCTCCTGGCCCTGAAGACCCTTATTTTACAG GGTCACAATGTGAATGTTCTGACTATAGACCATGTGACACCCCTTCATGAGGCCTGTCTTGGAGATCATGTTGCTTGTGCCAGAGCTCTCATTGATGCAGGAGCAAAT GTCAATGCTTCTACAGTTGATGGAGTCACCCCTCTCTTCAACGCTTGTACAGTGGGCAGTGTGGCATGCACTGAAATTCTTTTGGAAAATGGAGCAAAACCCCAGAGCCTTGTATACCGTCCCTCACCAATCCATGAGGCTACCAGCAAAG GTCATTATGGTTGTGTTGAGGCTCTGGTGACTTGGGGGGCAGATGTGGACATGGACATTCCTCACCTGGGTACAGCGCTCTATACAGCCTGTGTCTGCCAAGAGCTGGAGTGCGCCAGGAAACTCCTGAGGGAAG GTGCAAATGTTCAGAAAGGCAAATCCCTGGATTCACCCCTCCATGCAGCTGCAGAGAAAGACTGCACAGCAGTAGTGAAACTGCTGCTGGACTTTGGGGCAGACATTAATGCCAGGAACACAGAGTTTCAGAGGCCAGTAGATGTGGCTCCAGCCAGCAGTTTAACAGAGGGCTTTCTACTGCTCTATGAAG CTACACCACGACTACTGAGCCAACTGTGTCGTCAGTGTATCAGAAGCTGCGTTGGCCGTGACAGACTCCATCTTCTTTCCCATCTCCCCCTTCCCAATAGGCTCAGGAACTATCTACAGTACCAATGA
- the asb5a gene encoding ankyrin repeat and SOCS box protein 5 isoform X2: protein MSDAAEELTNKPFAAQLSNVYLSILALFCFKLFVKISLNLLTYFYIVRGNRKEAARISAEFYDYGQQHRSWADRSPLHDAASQGRLLALKTLILQGHNVNVLTIDHVTPLHEACLGDHVACARALIDAGANVNASTVDGVTPLFNACTVGSVACTEILLENGAKPQSLVYRPSPIHEATSKGHYGCVEALVTWGADVDMDIPHLGTALYTACVCQELECARKLLREGANVQKGKSLDSPLHAAAEKDCTAVVKLLLDFGADINARNTEFQRPVDVAPASSLTEGFLLLYEATPRLLSQLCRQCIRSCVGRDRLHLLSHLPLPNRLRNYLQYQ, encoded by the exons ATGTCAGACGCAGCAGAGGAACTCACCAACAAGCCCTTCGCGGCCCAGTTGTCCAATGTTTACCTCAGCATCTTGGCACTGTTCTGCTTTAAGCTCTTTGTTAAGATTTCTCTTAACTTGCTGACATACTTCTACATTGTCCGCGGGAACCGTAAAGAAGCTGCCAGGATATCAGCAGAGTTCTATGATTATGGTCAACAACACA GGTCCTGGGCAGATCGCTCACCCCTTCATGATGCTGCCAGTCAGGGTCGTCTCCTGGCCCTGAAGACCCTTATTTTACAG GGTCACAATGTGAATGTTCTGACTATAGACCATGTGACACCCCTTCATGAGGCCTGTCTTGGAGATCATGTTGCTTGTGCCAGAGCTCTCATTGATGCAGGAGCAAAT GTCAATGCTTCTACAGTTGATGGAGTCACCCCTCTCTTCAACGCTTGTACAGTGGGCAGTGTGGCATGCACTGAAATTCTTTTGGAAAATGGAGCAAAACCCCAGAGCCTTGTATACCGTCCCTCACCAATCCATGAGGCTACCAGCAAAG GTCATTATGGTTGTGTTGAGGCTCTGGTGACTTGGGGGGCAGATGTGGACATGGACATTCCTCACCTGGGTACAGCGCTCTATACAGCCTGTGTCTGCCAAGAGCTGGAGTGCGCCAGGAAACTCCTGAGGGAAG GTGCAAATGTTCAGAAAGGCAAATCCCTGGATTCACCCCTCCATGCAGCTGCAGAGAAAGACTGCACAGCAGTAGTGAAACTGCTGCTGGACTTTGGGGCAGACATTAATGCCAGGAACACAGAGTTTCAGAGGCCAGTAGATGTGGCTCCAGCCAGCAGTTTAACAGAGGGCTTTCTACTGCTCTATGAAG CTACACCACGACTACTGAGCCAACTGTGTCGTCAGTGTATCAGAAGCTGCGTTGGCCGTGACAGACTCCATCTTCTTTCCCATCTCCCCCTTCCCAATAGGCTCAGGAACTATCTACAGTACCAATGA
- the asb5a gene encoding ankyrin repeat and SOCS box protein 5 isoform X3 gives MRMISYFSFISSIATYKSSTVHSILKEDAVGWQLFFSHVLIEHSHDTPLPFPSLPQPPSCPSFHSQLCCAPFHSQTATKTTHSQGQAVRRQILGEERHDDNIIWSWADRSPLHDAASQGRLLALKTLILQVNASTVDGVTPLFNACTVGSVACTEILLENGAKPQSLVYRPSPIHEATSKGHYGCVEALVTWGADVDMDIPHLGTALYTACVCQELECARKLLREGANVQKGKSLDSPLHAAAEKDCTAVVKLLLDFGADINARNTEFQRPVDVAPASSLTEGFLLLYEATPRLLSQLCRQCIRSCVGRDRLHLLSHLPLPNRLRNYLQYQ, from the exons ATGAGAATGATATCCTACTTTTCTTTCATTAGCTCAATAGCAACTTATAAATCCTCAACTGTACATTCAATATTAAAAGAAGACGCTGTAGGCTGGcagctctttttctctcatGTATTAATAGAACATAGTCATGATACCCCCCTTCCCTTCCCTTCCCTTCCCCAACCCCCATCCTGCCCTAGTTTCCATTCCCAGCTATGCTGTGCACCCTTCCACAGTCAGACAGCAaccaaaacaacacattctcaAGGACAGGCGGTTCGAAGGCAAATTCTGGGGGAGGAGAGACACGACGACAACATAATCT GGTCCTGGGCAGATCGCTCACCCCTTCATGATGCTGCCAGTCAGGGTCGTCTCCTGGCCCTGAAGACCCTTATTTTACAG GTCAATGCTTCTACAGTTGATGGAGTCACCCCTCTCTTCAACGCTTGTACAGTGGGCAGTGTGGCATGCACTGAAATTCTTTTGGAAAATGGAGCAAAACCCCAGAGCCTTGTATACCGTCCCTCACCAATCCATGAGGCTACCAGCAAAG GTCATTATGGTTGTGTTGAGGCTCTGGTGACTTGGGGGGCAGATGTGGACATGGACATTCCTCACCTGGGTACAGCGCTCTATACAGCCTGTGTCTGCCAAGAGCTGGAGTGCGCCAGGAAACTCCTGAGGGAAG GTGCAAATGTTCAGAAAGGCAAATCCCTGGATTCACCCCTCCATGCAGCTGCAGAGAAAGACTGCACAGCAGTAGTGAAACTGCTGCTGGACTTTGGGGCAGACATTAATGCCAGGAACACAGAGTTTCAGAGGCCAGTAGATGTGGCTCCAGCCAGCAGTTTAACAGAGGGCTTTCTACTGCTCTATGAAG CTACACCACGACTACTGAGCCAACTGTGTCGTCAGTGTATCAGAAGCTGCGTTGGCCGTGACAGACTCCATCTTCTTTCCCATCTCCCCCTTCCCAATAGGCTCAGGAACTATCTACAGTACCAATGA
- the asb5a gene encoding ankyrin repeat and SOCS box protein 5 isoform X5 has protein sequence MSDAAEELTNKPFAAQLSNVYLSILALFCFKLFVKISLNLLTYFYIVRGNRKEAARISAEFYDYGQQHRSWADRSPLHDAASQGRLLALKTLILQVNASTVDGVTPLFNACTVGSVACTEILLENGAKPQSLVYRPSPIHEATSKGHYGCVEALVTWGADVDMDIPHLGTALYTACVCQELECARKLLREGANVQKGKSLDSPLHAAAEKDCTAVVKLLLDFGADINARNTEFQRPVDVAPASSLTEGFLLLYEATPRLLSQLCRQCIRSCVGRDRLHLLSHLPLPNRLRNYLQYQ, from the exons ATGTCAGACGCAGCAGAGGAACTCACCAACAAGCCCTTCGCGGCCCAGTTGTCCAATGTTTACCTCAGCATCTTGGCACTGTTCTGCTTTAAGCTCTTTGTTAAGATTTCTCTTAACTTGCTGACATACTTCTACATTGTCCGCGGGAACCGTAAAGAAGCTGCCAGGATATCAGCAGAGTTCTATGATTATGGTCAACAACACA GGTCCTGGGCAGATCGCTCACCCCTTCATGATGCTGCCAGTCAGGGTCGTCTCCTGGCCCTGAAGACCCTTATTTTACAG GTCAATGCTTCTACAGTTGATGGAGTCACCCCTCTCTTCAACGCTTGTACAGTGGGCAGTGTGGCATGCACTGAAATTCTTTTGGAAAATGGAGCAAAACCCCAGAGCCTTGTATACCGTCCCTCACCAATCCATGAGGCTACCAGCAAAG GTCATTATGGTTGTGTTGAGGCTCTGGTGACTTGGGGGGCAGATGTGGACATGGACATTCCTCACCTGGGTACAGCGCTCTATACAGCCTGTGTCTGCCAAGAGCTGGAGTGCGCCAGGAAACTCCTGAGGGAAG GTGCAAATGTTCAGAAAGGCAAATCCCTGGATTCACCCCTCCATGCAGCTGCAGAGAAAGACTGCACAGCAGTAGTGAAACTGCTGCTGGACTTTGGGGCAGACATTAATGCCAGGAACACAGAGTTTCAGAGGCCAGTAGATGTGGCTCCAGCCAGCAGTTTAACAGAGGGCTTTCTACTGCTCTATGAAG CTACACCACGACTACTGAGCCAACTGTGTCGTCAGTGTATCAGAAGCTGCGTTGGCCGTGACAGACTCCATCTTCTTTCCCATCTCCCCCTTCCCAATAGGCTCAGGAACTATCTACAGTACCAATGA